The following are encoded in a window of Prochlorococcus marinus CUG1417 genomic DNA:
- a CDS encoding iron-containing alcohol dehydrogenase — MQSISPEIIFRGNDAWEKSLPQIVNLSKSPLILGRNVSTNDIKNKIFRDLKNQDLNVNSANLQFDCCYEDILRVKNIILNNNNDAVIAAGGGKVLDSGKYIAEILNIPCITVPLSASTCAGWTALSNIYTKKGQFIKDVALRACPKVLVFDHQFIQTAPSRTLASGIADALAKWYESSLTSSTVDDGLVQQAIQISRVLRDQLLIDGGKAFKDKVKNNSSWRNTIEACGLTAGLVGGIGGEKCRTAAAHAIHNAITQIITPNKFLHGEIVGVGLLLQLRLEEMKNNNKLADQSIKQLLVLMKQLNLPTTISELGINVFDNQNLEKIADFTCRDKSEIHFLPFEISKRDIIEVISNFEQQKIKI, encoded by the coding sequence ATGCAGTCAATCTCTCCAGAAATTATATTTAGGGGAAATGACGCCTGGGAAAAATCTTTACCTCAAATTGTTAATTTGAGTAAAAGTCCATTAATTTTAGGTAGAAACGTTTCCACGAATGACATTAAAAATAAAATTTTTAGAGATTTAAAAAATCAAGACCTTAATGTAAATTCGGCTAATCTACAATTTGATTGCTGTTATGAAGACATTTTAAGAGTTAAAAACATCATCTTAAATAATAATAATGATGCTGTTATTGCAGCAGGAGGAGGTAAAGTTCTCGATTCAGGTAAATATATAGCAGAAATCCTTAATATCCCATGTATTACAGTACCCCTCAGTGCGTCTACATGCGCGGGTTGGACTGCTTTGTCAAATATTTATACAAAAAAAGGTCAATTCATAAAGGATGTTGCATTAAGAGCTTGTCCAAAAGTCCTAGTATTTGATCATCAATTTATTCAAACAGCTCCATCAAGAACACTTGCAAGTGGAATAGCGGATGCTTTGGCGAAATGGTATGAATCCTCATTAACAAGTTCAACTGTAGATGATGGTCTTGTTCAACAAGCTATTCAGATATCAAGAGTTTTAAGAGATCAATTACTAATTGATGGAGGAAAAGCTTTTAAGGATAAAGTTAAAAATAATTCTTCATGGCGAAATACTATAGAAGCATGTGGACTTACAGCAGGATTAGTAGGAGGAATCGGTGGAGAAAAGTGTAGGACAGCTGCAGCGCATGCTATTCATAATGCAATTACTCAGATAATTACCCCAAATAAATTTTTGCATGGTGAGATTGTTGGAGTTGGATTGCTATTGCAATTAAGACTTGAAGAAATGAAAAATAATAATAAATTGGCTGATCAATCTATTAAACAATTATTAGTACTTATGAAACAATTAAATTTGCCAACTACCATTTCAGAATTAGGAATTAATGTTTTTGATAATCAAAATTTAGAAAAAATTGCTGATTTTACTTGTAGAGATAAATCTGAAATTCACTTTTTGCCATTTGAAATTAGTAAACGAGATATAATTGAAGTTATTTCAAATTTTGAACAACAAAAAATTAAAATATGA
- a CDS encoding ATP-dependent Clp protease ATP-binding subunit: MFERFTEKAIKVIMLAQEEARRLGHNFVGTEQILLGLIGEGTGVAAKVLKSLGVNLKDSRIEVEKIIGRGSGFVAVEIPFTPRAKRVLELSLEEARQLGHNYIGTEHLLLGLIREGEGVAARVLENLNVDLTKVRTQVIRMLGETAEVGSGANSNKSNLKTATLDEFGTNLTKLASESKLDPVVGRYSEIDRVVQILGRRTKNNPVLIGEPGVGKTAIAEGLAQRIQLGDIPDILEDKRVLTLDIGLLVAGTKYRGEFEERLKKIMEEIKSAGNVILVIDEVHTLIGAGAAEGAIDAANILKPALARGELQCIGATTLDEYRKHIERDAALERRFQPVMVGEPSIEDTIEILKGLRERYEQHHRLKITDDALEAAAHLGDRYISDRFLPDKAIDLIDEAGSRVRLLNSKLPPEAKQIDKELRQIQKQKEESVRDQNFDQAGQLREKEMELSAKIKEVLENKKESKAEDESSIDTNSEKNDSKLLPNPMVSEEDVAHIVASWTGVPVQKLTETESVKLLNMEETLHQRLIGQDEAVKAVSRAIRRARVGLKNPNRPIASFIFSGPTGVGKTELTKSLASYFFGSEEAMIRLDMSEFMERHTVSKLIGSPPGYVGFNEGGQLTEAVRRRPYTVVLFDEVEKAHPDVFNLLLQLLEDGRLTDSKGRTVDFKNTLLIMTSNIGSKVIEKGGGGLGFEFSGDSVEDSQYNRIKSLVNEELKQYFRPEFLNRLDEIIVFRQLSKNEVKEIAEIMLQEVFARLQDKGIKLSVTEAFKERLVEEGYNPSYGARPLRRAVMRLLEDSLAEEVLSGRIKDGDKALVDIDENKKVTINITSEESQQELAGANF; encoded by the coding sequence ATGTTTGAAAGATTTACAGAAAAGGCTATAAAAGTCATCATGCTTGCCCAAGAGGAAGCAAGAAGACTTGGTCATAATTTTGTTGGAACAGAGCAAATTTTATTAGGTTTAATTGGAGAAGGTACTGGAGTCGCAGCTAAAGTGCTTAAATCACTTGGAGTTAATTTAAAAGACTCTAGAATAGAAGTAGAAAAGATAATTGGTAGGGGTTCAGGATTTGTAGCTGTTGAAATACCTTTTACCCCAAGAGCAAAAAGGGTTTTAGAATTATCATTGGAAGAAGCTCGTCAATTGGGTCATAATTATATAGGGACTGAACATCTTTTACTTGGTTTAATTAGGGAAGGTGAGGGTGTAGCAGCAAGGGTTCTAGAGAATCTTAATGTTGATCTTACTAAAGTAAGAACTCAAGTAATAAGGATGCTAGGCGAAACAGCGGAAGTCGGGAGTGGGGCAAATTCGAATAAGAGTAATTTAAAAACTGCTACTCTGGATGAATTTGGAACAAATCTCACAAAGCTAGCTAGTGAATCAAAACTAGATCCAGTAGTAGGTCGTTATTCAGAAATTGATCGTGTAGTCCAAATATTAGGAAGGAGGACAAAAAATAATCCTGTGCTTATCGGAGAACCCGGAGTTGGTAAAACAGCTATTGCAGAGGGTCTGGCTCAAAGAATTCAACTTGGAGATATTCCTGACATATTAGAAGATAAAAGAGTTCTAACTCTTGATATTGGTCTTTTGGTTGCTGGAACAAAATATAGAGGAGAATTTGAAGAAAGATTGAAAAAGATAATGGAAGAAATAAAATCTGCAGGAAATGTAATTTTGGTCATAGATGAAGTGCATACTTTAATTGGTGCTGGAGCTGCTGAAGGAGCTATAGACGCAGCAAATATATTGAAGCCAGCTTTGGCTAGAGGTGAACTCCAATGTATTGGAGCTACAACTCTTGATGAATATAGAAAACATATTGAGAGAGATGCAGCTTTAGAGAGAAGATTCCAACCTGTAATGGTTGGGGAACCATCTATTGAAGATACAATAGAAATCTTAAAAGGTCTTCGAGAACGTTACGAACAACATCATCGCCTCAAAATTACTGATGATGCTTTAGAAGCAGCAGCTCACTTGGGTGATCGATATATATCTGATAGGTTTTTGCCCGATAAGGCTATAGACCTTATCGATGAGGCAGGAAGTAGAGTTCGTTTACTAAACTCTAAGCTCCCTCCCGAAGCTAAACAAATAGATAAAGAACTAAGACAAATTCAAAAACAAAAAGAAGAATCTGTAAGGGATCAAAACTTTGATCAAGCTGGACAACTTAGAGAAAAGGAGATGGAATTGTCTGCAAAAATTAAAGAGGTACTTGAAAATAAAAAAGAATCTAAAGCTGAAGATGAATCTAGTATTGATACAAACTCAGAAAAAAATGATTCAAAACTTTTACCAAACCCCATGGTTAGTGAGGAAGACGTAGCTCATATCGTTGCATCTTGGACTGGTGTACCTGTTCAAAAATTAACCGAAACCGAATCAGTCAAGCTCCTCAATATGGAGGAAACACTTCATCAAAGGCTAATTGGACAAGATGAAGCTGTAAAAGCTGTATCTAGAGCTATCAGAAGAGCAAGAGTTGGTTTGAAAAATCCTAATAGGCCCATAGCAAGTTTTATCTTTTCAGGTCCCACTGGTGTAGGAAAAACTGAACTGACTAAATCATTAGCTTCATATTTCTTTGGTAGTGAAGAAGCAATGATTAGATTAGATATGTCAGAATTTATGGAAAGACATACGGTTAGTAAACTTATAGGTTCCCCTCCCGGGTATGTTGGATTTAATGAAGGTGGGCAACTGACGGAAGCGGTTAGAAGAAGACCTTATACTGTTGTTTTGTTTGATGAAGTAGAAAAAGCTCATCCAGACGTTTTTAATTTATTATTGCAACTACTTGAGGACGGAAGATTAACAGATTCCAAAGGTAGAACCGTAGACTTTAAAAATACTTTGCTAATAATGACTTCAAATATTGGATCAAAGGTAATTGAGAAAGGTGGAGGGGGATTGGGATTTGAGTTTTCAGGCGATTCTGTTGAAGATAGCCAATACAACAGGATTAAATCATTAGTTAATGAAGAACTCAAACAATATTTCAGACCTGAATTTCTAAATAGACTTGATGAAATAATCGTATTCAGACAATTATCTAAAAATGAAGTTAAAGAAATTGCTGAAATAATGTTACAAGAAGTTTTTGCCAGATTGCAAGACAAAGGCATTAAATTAAGCGTAACTGAAGCCTTCAAGGAAAGGCTAGTTGAAGAAGGTTATAATCCCTCTTATGGAGCTAGACCATTAAGAAGAGCTGTTATGCGTTTATTGGAGGATAGTCTGGCTGAAGAAGTCCTCTCTGGAAGAATAAAAGATGGAGATAAGGCCCTAGTTGATATAGATGAAAACAAAAAAGTAACAATCAATATTACTTCTGAAGAATCTCAACAGGAGTTAGCAGGTGCTAACTTCTAG
- a CDS encoding alpha/beta fold hydrolase has translation MTKSHFEQFSDLNIEFFESSRSSLLDPLGLYLANDVKWIKLNENWNSLKFPVVMGGKGQPVLLLHGFDSSFLEFRRIYQSLKKNFLVIAPDLLGFGFSPRCVTNEYNPSKIISYLIDLLKTLQITKNLKIIGASMGGSAALELAFKISDSIDKIILLSPAGLFGEPKSIPFPLNQIGASFLGLPQVRKSLCRQAFAFPDECVGEMEEQIASIHLGCQGWRNSLASFAKSGGFAGTHKYIQNIPIKVVCGENDRILGKKEIKNIRKIDKLNFVGLRNCGHLPHIDLPSLSSKIIEDFFLE, from the coding sequence TTGACTAAATCCCATTTCGAACAATTTAGTGATTTAAATATTGAATTTTTTGAGAGCTCCAGATCATCTCTACTAGATCCACTGGGTCTTTATTTGGCAAATGATGTTAAATGGATCAAACTCAATGAGAACTGGAACTCCTTGAAATTCCCTGTAGTTATGGGAGGAAAAGGTCAACCTGTACTTCTTCTACATGGCTTTGACAGTAGTTTTTTAGAGTTCAGAAGAATATATCAATCATTAAAAAAAAATTTCCTAGTTATAGCTCCTGATTTGTTAGGGTTTGGATTTAGTCCTAGATGCGTGACAAATGAATACAATCCCTCGAAAATAATTTCATATTTAATTGATCTCCTTAAAACCTTGCAAATAACAAAGAATCTTAAAATTATTGGTGCCTCTATGGGAGGTTCGGCAGCTTTAGAACTTGCTTTTAAAATCTCTGATTCTATTGATAAAATTATTCTTTTATCTCCCGCCGGATTGTTCGGCGAACCTAAGAGCATCCCTTTTCCTCTTAACCAAATAGGAGCCTCATTTCTTGGATTGCCGCAAGTTAGAAAAAGTCTTTGCAGGCAAGCATTTGCTTTTCCAGATGAATGTGTTGGTGAAATGGAAGAGCAAATTGCTTCAATTCATTTAGGTTGCCAAGGATGGAGGAATTCACTTGCGTCATTTGCAAAAAGTGGAGGGTTTGCTGGGACACATAAATATATTCAAAATATCCCAATTAAAGTAGTATGTGGAGAAAATGATCGTATTTTAGGAAAAAAAGAGATTAAAAATATAAGAAAAATTGATAAATTAAATTTTGTAGGCTTGCGAAATTGTGGTCATCTTCCCCATATAGATTTACCATCATTATCTAGTAAAATTATCGAAGATTTTTTTTTGGAGTAA